A section of the Lentimicrobium sp. L6 genome encodes:
- a CDS encoding amino acid permease, with amino-acid sequence MSRIKKFGTFSGVFTPSILTILGVIMYLRFPTILGQAGLINTIAIIIIAHIISITTSLSVASLSTDKTVKTGGTYFMISRSLGLPIGGTLGLALFVGLSFSVSLYLIGFAESFLAYFDMDSSINSIRIAGTTILIIVTTITFISTSLAIKSQYFIMVAIVLSLISIFFGHHEFTPKEIHWEPMVNAAPFMILFGIFFPAVTGFEAGVSMSGDLKDPKKSLPIGAMAAVGVGLVVYIGLAFFYTFTVDAEALMNDQDILFKISLVPVLVIIGIWGATLSSALGSILGAPRILQAIAMDKIVPKFFAKGTGKTNEPRNALLMAFLIAEAGILIGQLDVIARIVSMFFITTYAFLNLASAIESWSSSDFRPAFKIPKFVSILGATFAFIVMILLDRVTHLVHK; translated from the coding sequence AAATACTATTGCTATTATTATAATAGCGCATATTATTTCCATAACTACTAGTTTAAGTGTTGCTTCCTTATCTACTGATAAAACAGTAAAAACAGGAGGAACCTATTTCATGATTTCACGGAGTTTGGGATTACCAATTGGAGGTACTCTTGGTTTGGCGCTATTTGTGGGTTTGTCCTTCAGTGTTAGTTTGTATCTCATTGGATTTGCAGAGAGTTTTCTTGCCTATTTTGATATGGATTCTTCTATCAATTCTATTCGAATAGCGGGAACCACCATATTAATCATTGTGACTACCATAACATTCATTAGTACAAGTTTGGCCATAAAATCTCAGTATTTTATTATGGTCGCTATTGTCCTCTCTTTAATTTCTATCTTTTTTGGTCACCATGAATTTACACCAAAAGAAATTCATTGGGAACCAATGGTTAATGCCGCACCATTTATGATTCTTTTTGGAATATTCTTTCCTGCAGTAACTGGTTTTGAAGCTGGAGTTTCGATGTCTGGAGATTTAAAGGATCCGAAAAAATCATTACCCATAGGAGCCATGGCAGCTGTTGGCGTAGGTTTGGTAGTTTATATAGGATTGGCATTTTTCTATACCTTCACTGTCGATGCCGAAGCATTAATGAATGATCAAGATATACTGTTTAAAATATCCTTGGTTCCTGTATTAGTGATTATCGGAATTTGGGGAGCCACCTTATCGTCTGCTTTAGGAAGTATACTGGGCGCTCCTCGCATTCTTCAGGCCATCGCAATGGATAAAATAGTCCCAAAGTTTTTTGCTAAAGGAACTGGAAAAACCAACGAGCCTCGAAATGCACTCCTTATGGCTTTCCTAATTGCAGAAGCAGGTATTTTGATTGGACAATTAGATGTAATAGCACGAATTGTTTCCATGTTCTTTATAACCACCTATGCTTTTTTAAATTTAGCATCTGCCATAGAAAGCTGGTCTAGCTCAGATTTTCGCCCTGCCTTTAAAATACCAAAATTTGTTAGTATCCTAGGAGCCACTTTTGCTTTTATTGTCATGATATTATTAGATAGGGTTACCCATTTAGTTCACAAATAG